The Candidatus Methylomirabilota bacterium genome includes the window TGACGCTCGGCACGCTCGAATCCTGGCTCGCCGCGCGCCGCCAGTTCCTGCCGCTCGACCCGCCCGGCGCCCGGGCGCGGACGCTCGGCGGGATCGCCGCCACCGGCGCGAGCGGCCCGCTCCGCCTGCGCTACGGCACGCTGCGCGACCTGCTGCTGGGCGTGAGGTTCGTCCAGGCCGACGGCGTCGTGACCTGGGGCGGCGCCCGCGTGGTGAAGTCCGTGAGCGGCTACGACGTGCCGAAGCTGATGGTGGGCGCCTGCGGGACGCTCGGCGTCATCGGCGAGCTGACGCTCAGGCTCCACCCGCTGCCCGACGCCGAGCAGACCTGGGTCGTCCCGTGTCGCGACGCCGGCGCGGCGCAGGACTTCGTCCTGCGGCTCCTCGACTCGACGGTGCAGCCGAGCCGGGTCGAGTTCCTGAACGCCGCCGCCCTCGCGGCCTGCGAGATCGCGGGGAGCGCGGCGGCCGTCGCGGTCTCGATCGGGACGGCCGAGGCCGCGGTGCGCGCCCAGGGCGACGCGCTGGGCGCACTCGCGCGCGCGGCGGGGAGCGCGGCGGGACTGGTGGCCGCGGGCTTCTGGGACCGTTACGACGCGGCGATGGCTCCGGAGGAGGGCGTGAGGCTCGGCGTCGGGACGCTCGCCTCGAAGGTCGGCGAGACCGCCGGCGAGATCGAGCGCGCCGTCGCGGCGTCGCTCGCGGGCGCCGCGCCGACGCTCGGCGGGTGCGCGCCGCTCGGGAGCCTGCGCGCGTCCTTCCCGGGGACCGACCCCGCGCGGGTCAAGGCCATCGTCGAGCGGCTCCGCGCGGCCGTCGCGCCGGCGGGCGGCAGCGTGACGATCCAGCGCGCCCCGCGCGACGTCCGCCG containing:
- a CDS encoding FAD-binding oxidoreductase; its protein translation is MGAVTGSVGGALAAIAGRPRVEEGAEVHAGFTIDGLLPRWVVRPATLEQVSGVLALAWDAGLAVVPHGSGAAQELGVPPAKVDVVLDLRDLDRVVEYNPDDLTITVQAGVTLGTLESWLAARRQFLPLDPPGARARTLGGIAATGASGPLRLRYGTLRDLLLGVRFVQADGVVTWGGARVVKSVSGYDVPKLMVGACGTLGVIGELTLRLHPLPDAEQTWVVPCRDAGAAQDFVLRLLDSTVQPSRVEFLNAAALAACEIAGSAAAVAVSIGTAEAAVRAQGDALGALARAAGSAAGLVAAGFWDRYDAAMAPEEGVRLGVGTLASKVGETAGEIERAVAASLAGAAPTLGGCAPLGSLRASFPGTDPARVKAIVERLRAAVAPAGGSVTIQRAPRDVRRVVDPWGPVEPGPLALMRALKEEFDARRVLNPGRFVGGL